In the genome of Xanthobacteraceae bacterium, one region contains:
- a CDS encoding PAS domain S-box protein: MAGPEKDEELAGVDRAQATGSAGLVLFVAVALVGATVSLLFLGREQAEPYIIAVLAGLAVAGVFALFAYASGIVEFAGRASRNDLTKALADTGSDGVAIADASGRVVYANRAYLELTGAEHPDDVRPVERLFTSDPTVADAIYRLAQAVRAGRSHVEEIRVPSETADGAARWFRLRARPLGTKGRLARIAAWTMADITRDRERQETAFQSLQQAIDFLDHAPAGFFSTDEKGRIGYLNATLANWLGYDIAEIGGEGMPLTSLVQGTGAALLQNIVPSPGAARVEVLDIDLRKKDGTSLPVQLLHRVAFASDGTPGASRTLVLNRQKSGDAADALRAAEVRFARFFHSSPAAIATVDRDGKIVSSNATFAQLFGSAVAGATQPSVFATVAASERGKLEALMRGVLESKTASKEVELPLAVGEARFARFFVTPVDESADANEAAIVHAIDTSEEKKLENQFAQAQKMQAIGEFAGFIAHDFNNVLTTMIGNASLLLVKVRPTDPGFQELNQIRQYGTRAAALVRQLLAFARRETLVPEMLHVGDVVSDLSTGLLRRVVTEKVKIETNYGRELWPIKADINQLERVLINLAANARDAMPDGGELSIRTVNVNKEQAAHFSHEGMPPAEYVMIEVSDTGHGIAPEAIGKIFEPFFTTKEKNKGTGLGLAAVYGIVKQSGGYIYALSQPGKGATFRIFLPRYIPTEAEVIAAREAATVKAGGDDAKPQNLTGRGTILLVEDEDGVRRFASHALSMRGFTVLEAADGEEGLEIAKRENGNIDLIVSDVMMPVMDGPTMLKEIRSAGITTKVMFASGYSEGLAAQLPGEEFAFLPKPFDLTALVSAVKEQLQQS; encoded by the coding sequence ATGGCCGGGCCGGAAAAGGACGAAGAACTGGCGGGCGTGGACCGCGCGCAGGCGACGGGAAGCGCCGGGCTGGTCCTGTTCGTGGCTGTTGCGCTGGTCGGCGCGACGGTCTCGCTCCTTTTCCTGGGGCGCGAGCAGGCGGAGCCTTACATCATCGCCGTGCTGGCGGGTCTTGCGGTCGCAGGCGTGTTCGCGCTGTTCGCTTACGCTTCCGGCATCGTGGAATTCGCCGGCCGCGCCAGCCGCAACGACCTGACCAAGGCGCTGGCCGACACGGGCAGCGATGGCGTTGCCATCGCCGACGCTTCCGGCCGCGTGGTCTATGCGAACCGCGCCTATCTGGAACTGACCGGGGCCGAGCATCCCGACGACGTGCGCCCGGTCGAGCGGCTTTTCACCAGCGACCCTACCGTCGCGGATGCGATCTACCGTCTGGCGCAGGCGGTGCGCGCCGGCCGTTCGCATGTAGAAGAAATCCGCGTGCCTTCCGAAACGGCGGATGGCGCGGCGCGCTGGTTTCGCCTGCGTGCTCGTCCGCTCGGCACCAAGGGCCGCCTCGCGCGCATCGCGGCGTGGACCATGGCCGACATCACGCGCGATCGCGAGCGGCAGGAAACGGCGTTCCAGTCGTTGCAGCAGGCAATCGACTTCCTCGACCACGCGCCCGCCGGATTCTTCTCCACCGACGAGAAGGGACGCATCGGTTACCTGAACGCGACGCTCGCGAACTGGCTCGGCTACGACATCGCGGAAATCGGCGGCGAAGGGATGCCGCTTACTTCTCTGGTGCAGGGCACTGGCGCGGCGTTGTTGCAAAACATCGTGCCGTCGCCGGGCGCGGCGCGCGTTGAAGTGCTCGACATCGACCTGCGCAAGAAGGACGGGACCAGTTTGCCGGTGCAACTGTTGCATCGCGTGGCGTTCGCGTCCGACGGTACGCCGGGTGCGTCGCGCACGCTGGTGCTCAACCGGCAGAAAAGCGGCGATGCCGCGGATGCGTTGCGCGCGGCGGAAGTGCGCTTTGCGCGCTTCTTCCATAGTTCTCCCGCCGCCATCGCGACCGTGGATCGCGACGGCAAGATCGTCAGCTCGAACGCGACCTTCGCGCAACTATTCGGCTCGGCGGTCGCCGGTGCGACGCAGCCTTCCGTCTTCGCGACGGTGGCGGCGTCGGAGCGCGGCAAACTAGAAGCATTGATGCGCGGCGTGCTGGAGAGCAAGACCGCGTCGAAGGAAGTCGAACTGCCGCTCGCGGTCGGCGAAGCACGCTTTGCGCGCTTCTTCGTGACGCCGGTGGACGAGTCGGCGGATGCGAACGAGGCGGCCATCGTTCACGCCATCGACACCAGCGAAGAAAAGAAACTGGAAAACCAGTTCGCGCAGGCACAGAAGATGCAGGCCATCGGCGAGTTCGCCGGCTTCATCGCGCACGACTTCAACAACGTCCTGACAACGATGATCGGCAACGCGAGCCTGTTGCTGGTCAAGGTGCGCCCAACCGATCCGGGTTTTCAGGAACTGAACCAGATCCGGCAATACGGCACGCGCGCGGCGGCGCTGGTACGGCAACTGCTTGCATTCGCGCGGCGCGAGACGCTGGTGCCGGAAATGCTCCATGTCGGCGACGTGGTGTCCGATCTTTCCACGGGCCTCCTGCGCCGCGTCGTCACCGAGAAGGTCAAGATCGAAACGAATTACGGCCGCGAGCTTTGGCCGATCAAGGCGGACATCAACCAGCTAGAGCGCGTGCTCATCAACCTCGCTGCGAATGCCCGCGATGCGATGCCGGACGGCGGTGAACTCAGCATCCGCACCGTGAACGTGAATAAAGAGCAGGCCGCACACTTCTCGCACGAAGGCATGCCACCTGCGGAATATGTGATGATCGAAGTGTCCGACACGGGACACGGGATTGCGCCGGAAGCCATCGGCAAGATCTTCGAGCCTTTCTTTACTACCAAGGAGAAGAACAAGGGCACCGGTCTCGGCCTTGCGGCGGTGTACGGCATCGTCAAGCAATCCGGCGGTTACATCTATGCGCTGAGCCAGCCGGGCAAGGGCGCGACGTTCCGCATCTTCCTGCCGCGCTACATTCCGACTGAGGCGGAGGTGATCGCGGCTCGCGAAGCGGCGACCGTGAAAGCGGGCGGCGACGATGCGAAGCCGCAGAATCTCACCGGACGCGGCACCATTCTTCTGGTCGAGGACGAGGATGGCGTGCGCCGCTTCGCGTCCCATGCGCTTTCCATGCGCGGTTTCACAGTGCTGGAAGCGGCGGATGGCGAGGAAGGCCTCGAAATCGCAAAGCGTGAGAACGGCAATATCGACCTCATCGTCTCCGACGTGATGATGCCGGTAATGGACGGCCCGACCATGCTGAAAGAAATCCGCAGCGCAGGCATCACTACAAAAGTGATGTTCGCTTCCGGTTATTCGGAAGGGCTGGCCGCGCAGTTGCCGGGCGAGGAGTTCGCATTCCTGCCCAAGCCGTTCGACCTTACCGCGCTGGTTTCCGCGGTGAAGGAACAGTTGCAGCAGAGCTAG